In a genomic window of Paramicrobacterium chengjingii:
- a CDS encoding ATP-binding protein yields MAEGENDPVENVRIRVLGPVLVDDAPVAGPLPRRLIAALALAAPLVASTQRLVDDVWGDDVPDRPRAALQTLVSRARRLLGTDAIASGPAGYRLTVGTDLDIARRASEPDELAAALAQWHGDPGDDLGDAPVAESLRVQAATLHSSILRSRARALLNDGRLDEAVSALTPLVEASPIDEDSAVLLMRAHAENGSRTDALAVFARLRGALAETLGTTPGSDAVDLNTLLLRDDSPQRKQIGVRARRGPLVGRDADIAAVETAVASHRLTTILGVGGLGKTSLAHEVARRSQTPLTVVVELAGATSPDDVLITVTSTLGIRTVSSVARLSDPLVLTDLRSRAVATLAERETLLVLDNCEHLVDAAASLADHVLSAVPTLRILATSRSPLAIEGEVVIALPQLSLTDAGGHGSAIELFLQRARAIRPGAELDPDTVHRICASLDGLPLAIELAAARVRSMSLDDIEHRLRDRFALLTAVDRSAPARHRTLFAVIDWSWKLLEPQQRTTLRRLSLFADGFTAEAAGEVAGDGADVIDDLDALVMQSLVQVRDEGSAVRYRLLETVGEFARDRLDDAGERTAIEDRYDEWITELALELFDQMLGAQQLDALAVAVAERENLVAALRHAITRSTSDVVYALFGLLSLVWSIRGEHEEFLGFGTDVLAASDDHAVSPRIVNAAGLGLAMLAVTFLMFGANRVAYPAISRLRRFARTKHVTDARALTLMEMLALPPIGTDAGAESLFAWVDAHLKGDDDARAAHAAVLGANGAENLGEYHRAVEYARAGYARATALGDTWLQAMAASVVAQLLSQNERVAEVGPWAHAATDALAKISADEDMIQARWMLSLAELHQGDASAARALVADMGEDSPGELRGLLLALDAEIAVHDGRLADAIAALDAGLAQLEVSGGRSAPWLVLAMATRALTRRRSGVPRESILADSERLSARVRALIRVRGWATDQPVTGSGIAAVGAIALDDDATAQIGVDLIVLAERMGYRRDFSVLSAPLLLEQAERARGADAVADARAFAASLSPFARLDRAADLLALLARAQSSTEAQRPAVDD; encoded by the coding sequence GTGGCAGAGGGAGAGAACGACCCCGTAGAGAATGTGCGCATACGCGTACTCGGCCCCGTGCTCGTCGACGACGCACCCGTGGCCGGCCCGCTCCCCCGGCGGCTCATCGCCGCACTCGCACTTGCAGCCCCTCTCGTCGCCAGCACCCAGCGACTCGTCGATGACGTCTGGGGTGACGACGTGCCCGATCGTCCACGCGCCGCACTGCAGACGTTGGTGTCCCGGGCGCGAAGACTGCTCGGCACAGATGCCATTGCGTCGGGACCCGCCGGCTACCGGCTCACGGTCGGCACCGATCTTGACATCGCGCGTCGCGCATCAGAGCCCGATGAACTTGCGGCGGCTCTGGCTCAATGGCACGGCGATCCCGGCGACGACCTCGGCGATGCACCCGTCGCCGAGAGCCTCCGTGTGCAAGCTGCGACGCTGCATTCAAGCATCCTTCGCTCGCGAGCACGCGCGCTGCTGAACGATGGTCGCCTCGACGAGGCAGTCTCCGCGCTCACGCCGCTTGTCGAGGCCTCGCCCATTGATGAGGACTCGGCCGTTCTTCTGATGCGCGCACACGCTGAAAACGGGAGCAGAACTGACGCGCTTGCCGTGTTCGCCCGGCTGCGTGGTGCGCTTGCTGAGACGCTCGGCACCACGCCGGGCAGCGACGCGGTCGACCTCAACACCCTGCTGCTGCGCGATGATTCACCGCAGCGCAAACAGATTGGCGTGCGTGCCCGGCGCGGCCCTCTCGTGGGGCGCGACGCCGACATTGCCGCGGTCGAGACCGCCGTTGCCTCGCACCGCCTCACGACAATCCTCGGCGTCGGCGGCCTCGGCAAGACCAGCCTCGCACACGAGGTTGCGCGCCGATCACAGACGCCTCTCACTGTCGTTGTCGAACTGGCCGGAGCGACGAGCCCCGATGACGTGCTCATCACGGTGACGTCGACTCTCGGCATCCGCACGGTCAGTTCGGTCGCCCGATTGTCTGACCCGCTCGTGCTCACCGATCTGCGATCACGCGCCGTGGCGACGCTCGCCGAGCGCGAGACGCTGCTGGTTCTCGACAACTGCGAGCACCTTGTCGATGCGGCGGCATCCCTCGCCGATCACGTGCTCAGCGCCGTCCCTACATTGCGCATTCTGGCGACAAGCAGGTCACCACTGGCGATTGAGGGCGAGGTGGTCATCGCTCTGCCCCAGCTTTCCCTCACGGATGCGGGTGGCCACGGCTCCGCCATTGAGCTGTTTCTGCAGCGCGCTCGCGCGATCAGGCCGGGCGCCGAGCTCGACCCTGATACCGTGCATCGCATCTGCGCGAGCCTCGACGGGCTGCCACTTGCCATCGAGCTCGCCGCTGCACGTGTGCGCTCGATGTCGCTCGATGACATTGAGCACAGACTGCGCGACCGCTTCGCACTGCTTACCGCCGTAGACCGCTCCGCTCCTGCACGGCACCGCACCCTGTTCGCCGTCATCGACTGGAGTTGGAAGCTTCTTGAACCGCAGCAGCGCACGACGCTGCGCCGCCTGTCGCTCTTCGCCGACGGATTCACGGCCGAGGCGGCCGGCGAGGTGGCCGGCGACGGCGCGGACGTCATCGACGATCTCGATGCCCTCGTGATGCAATCGCTCGTCCAGGTGCGCGACGAGGGGTCGGCCGTGCGGTACCGGCTGCTCGAGACCGTTGGCGAATTTGCTCGCGACCGCCTTGATGACGCCGGCGAGCGCACGGCGATCGAGGATCGATACGACGAGTGGATCACCGAATTGGCACTCGAGCTCTTCGATCAGATGCTCGGCGCACAGCAGCTCGATGCCCTCGCCGTCGCTGTGGCGGAACGTGAGAATCTGGTCGCGGCGCTGCGACACGCGATCACGCGCTCAACAAGCGACGTGGTGTACGCGCTGTTCGGCTTGCTCTCACTCGTCTGGTCGATCAGGGGCGAGCACGAGGAGTTCTTGGGCTTCGGCACAGACGTGCTGGCGGCATCCGATGATCATGCCGTTTCACCGCGCATCGTCAATGCTGCAGGGCTGGGCTTGGCGATGCTTGCCGTGACGTTTCTGATGTTCGGCGCGAATCGCGTCGCCTACCCGGCCATCTCTCGACTTCGACGCTTTGCACGAACGAAGCACGTCACCGATGCTCGCGCGCTCACTCTCATGGAGATGCTCGCACTGCCCCCAATCGGCACGGATGCGGGCGCCGAGTCTCTGTTCGCCTGGGTCGACGCACACCTGAAGGGCGACGACGATGCTCGAGCGGCCCATGCCGCTGTGCTCGGCGCAAACGGTGCTGAGAACCTCGGCGAGTACCACCGCGCTGTGGAGTATGCGCGAGCCGGCTATGCTCGGGCAACGGCTCTGGGAGACACCTGGCTGCAGGCGATGGCCGCATCAGTCGTTGCTCAACTGCTCAGCCAAAACGAGCGGGTCGCAGAGGTGGGTCCGTGGGCGCATGCTGCGACGGACGCGCTTGCAAAGATCAGCGCAGACGAAGACATGATTCAGGCACGATGGATGCTGTCGCTCGCCGAACTTCACCAGGGCGACGCGTCGGCGGCCCGTGCGCTCGTGGCCGACATGGGCGAAGATTCTCCCGGCGAGCTTCGCGGGCTTCTGCTCGCTCTCGACGCGGAGATCGCCGTTCATGATGGTCGACTGGCCGATGCGATCGCCGCTCTCGACGCCGGGCTAGCACAGCTCGAGGTCAGTGGCGGGCGATCCGCGCCGTGGCTTGTGCTCGCCATGGCGACGCGGGCGCTGACCAGGCGCCGTTCCGGGGTGCCGCGCGAGTCGATTCTTGCCGACTCCGAACGCCTCTCGGCACGTGTTCGCGCGTTGATTCGCGTGCGAGGCTGGGCAACCGACCAGCCGGTCACGGGGTCGGGCATCGCAGCTGTTGGTGCTATCGCCCTCGACGACGACGCAACGGCCCAGATCGGCGTCGATCTCATCGTGCTTGCCGAGCGGATGGGCTACAGGCGAGATTTCTCCGTGCTCTCTGCGCCGCTTTTGCTCGAGCAAGCAGAGCGGGCGCGGGGCGCGGATGCTGTCGCCGACGCACGCGCGTTCGCGGCATCCCTCTCCCCTTTTGCTCGCCTCGACCGCGCTGCCGACCTTCTCGCCCTGCTGGCTCGTGCGCAATCGAGCACGGAAGCTCAGCGGCCCGCAGTCGATGACTGA